One window from the genome of Zerene cesonia ecotype Mississippi chromosome 1, Zerene_cesonia_1.1, whole genome shotgun sequence encodes:
- the LOC119840684 gene encoding alpha-tocopherol transfer protein → MPTPDYSIELDLGEPPPELLEYARNECGEDPNTRLQAIYELREMIYERGECTPHRMDDEFLTRFLRARNFIPQRAHRLIVNYYNFKDENPDLFENIYPLDLRKIGDSHVISVPPYRDQDGRRLLLFRVGCWDTKTIPVDDLFKATIFALEIGVLEVRTQILGGVALFDLEDIGVQHAWQITPSIASKIVKLLVSSFPATTYAIHIINHSWIFDKMYNIFKPFLTADMRSRIFFHGYDVTSLHKHIKPEYLPERYGGVWPDFSYTGWLESLRHNYTIAKETISCGYKFRAEEIGSEVVSRLKEEGIELS, encoded by the exons ATGCCTACGCCGGACTACAGTATTGAGTTGGACCTCGGTGAACCACCACCGGAGTTATTAGAGTACGCGAGGAATGAATGTGGCGAAGACCCCAACACACGTTTACAAGCTATTTATGAATTACGAGAAATGATTTATG AAAGAGGAGAATGTACGCCACATCGTATGGATGACGAGTTTTTAACTAGATTTTTAAGGGCTCGCAATTTTATACCACAAAGAGCGCATAGattg atCGTGAATTACTATAATTTCAAAGATGAAAACCCTGACCTGTTTGAGAACATATATCCATTAGATTTAAGGAAAATTGGTGATTCTCATGTGATTTCCGTGCCACCATATCGTGATCAGGATGGTAGAAGACTTCTATTGTTTAGAGTTG gATGTTGGGACACAAAAACAATACCCGTAGACGATTTATTCAAAGCAACGATATTTGCATTGGAAATTGGAGTTTTGGAAGTTCGTACTCAGATCCTGGGCGGAGTGGCTCTGTTTGATCTGGAGGATATTGGCGTGCAACATGCGTGGCAAATAACACCCTCCATTGCGTCTAAGATCGTGAAATTATTGgtg tcAAGCTTCCCAGCGACGACATACGCCATACATATCATTAACCACTCTTGGATCTTCGACAAAATGTACAATATCTTCAAGCCGTTCCTCACAGCGGACATGCGTTCTAGAATATTCTTCCACGGCTATGACGTCACATCGCTCCACAAGCACATAAAGCCCGAATACTTGCCAGAGAGATACGGTGGAGTATGGCCAGACTTCAGTTACACGGGTTGGCTGGAATCTCTGAGGCATAACTATACTATAGCTAAAGAAACAATTTCATGCGGTTACAAGTTTCGCGCTGAGGAAATTGGCTCTGAAGTTGTCAGTCGACTCAAGGAAGAGGGCATTGAACTTTCTTGA